A genome region from Trichocoleus sp. includes the following:
- a CDS encoding ABC transporter ATP-binding protein: MSSLSVSQSVPVLQIDRVTRQFAPHLLPAVASVSLSLHPGNLLALLGPSGCGKTTLLRLIAGFEQPQTGTITIAQRQVAGEGAWVPPERRSVGMVFQDYALFPHLTVAQNVAFGLQNSQKPAAIVQQRVKESIALVGLSGMEQRYPHQLSGGQQQRVALARALAPFPSLVLLDEPLSNLDVQVRLRLRQELRDILKAAGTTAIFVTHDQEEALSIADHVAVMRQGHLEQIDTPELLYQEPQSRFVAEFVTQANFLPAVRQDNRWQTELGDVPLAQTIPGHPDLNRLNQGDRAELMIRQEDLILRPDPAGALIVRDRQFLGREYRYCLQTPSGQMLIARTLAEIILPVGASITATLPKTELRLFPDSVAT, encoded by the coding sequence ATGTCCTCTCTTTCTGTCTCGCAGTCTGTCCCCGTTTTGCAGATCGATCGTGTCACTCGTCAGTTTGCACCCCATCTTTTACCTGCAGTTGCATCCGTGAGTTTGAGCCTGCATCCGGGGAATTTACTGGCACTGCTGGGACCATCAGGCTGTGGAAAAACGACCCTGCTGCGATTGATTGCCGGATTTGAACAGCCCCAAACAGGCACGATTACCATTGCCCAACGGCAGGTTGCTGGTGAAGGTGCCTGGGTTCCTCCAGAACGGCGCAGCGTTGGCATGGTGTTTCAGGATTACGCCCTCTTTCCACATCTAACGGTGGCTCAGAATGTGGCATTTGGCTTGCAGAACAGCCAGAAGCCCGCCGCGATCGTGCAGCAGCGAGTCAAAGAGTCGATCGCTCTGGTCGGTTTGTCTGGGATGGAGCAACGTTATCCGCATCAACTATCGGGAGGACAGCAGCAGCGAGTTGCTTTGGCGAGAGCTTTAGCCCCCTTCCCGTCACTCGTCTTACTCGATGAACCCCTGAGCAATTTAGATGTTCAGGTGAGATTACGTCTCAGACAAGAACTCCGCGATATCCTCAAAGCCGCAGGCACAACGGCTATCTTTGTCACCCATGACCAGGAAGAAGCACTCTCGATCGCAGATCATGTTGCTGTGATGCGTCAGGGGCATCTTGAACAGATTGACACGCCCGAACTGCTGTATCAAGAACCGCAATCTCGCTTCGTAGCTGAATTCGTGACCCAAGCAAACTTTCTGCCTGCGGTTCGCCAGGACAATCGATGGCAGACCGAACTGGGAGATGTTCCGCTTGCCCAAACCATTCCAGGGCATCCTGACCTGAACCGTTTGAACCAAGGCGATCGGGCTGAACTGATGATTCGTCAGGAAGATCTCATTCTTCGTCCAGATCCGGCTGGAGCATTAATTGTGCGCGATCGGCAATTTCTAGGACGCGAGTATCGTTACTGTCTGCAAACCCCAAGTGGACAAATGCTGATTGCCCGTACTCTGGCTGAAATCATTCTTCCGGTCGGCGCAAGCATCACTGCAACACTGCCTAAAACTGAACTCCGCCTCTTTCCGGACTCAGTAGCAACCTGA